The Juglans microcarpa x Juglans regia isolate MS1-56 chromosome 8D, Jm3101_v1.0, whole genome shotgun sequence genomic sequence acgttaaagttaaattataagcttattttttttatatccttctataaatttaacaattcttttataaataataagtttcGTTTTAAGATGAGAGTTACAATTCACAAGGTTAAAATTAATATAGCTAGATGTATATGTGAAATGCATTTTACACGAATTTGAATctttgagagtttttttttttttttttggagtcaAACTCTAGAGTTTAAAAcgagaaagaaataaatatatctttGTGAACCTCATAACAtctatagaaaatttaatattacGCACAACTATAAAGTAAATACTATAGGATCCattaattcatgtatttatttttcagcCACTTTGAGCTTCGAGTCTggtagaaaatttgaaaaaatctttatCTACTCTATTGtaagaataattttacaatcaaatatatcaccatatactaaaatattgtttttgcagcgagataaaaattaaaaattaaataaaatagtgttagaatatatatttttaatattatttttaatttgaaattttaaaaaggtgaattatttattttattttatataaaaatttaaaaaaattgtaattatttgatGCGATGAATTAACAAtaactgtaaaaataaacgagacgtAATTCTAAGATGTCATCTTATAagatctttttataaattatatatttctcCCTTTTCAACTCCACAAACCAAATTCATTGTTCCATATTCCTTCTCTTAACCCTTTGTGTTCTCTTAGCTTCCTCACTCTCATATAATCtgtcaaaaactcaaaaatacaaaactccATTTCTCTCTCTGCTCTGCTTCTCTCTTCTCATACAAACGGAGATCAGAACATTTCGTCGCCGGTAATGGCGCTGCAGAGCCCGACATATTGGCTAGCGGAGCATCCTTCAATGGTAAACTTCCGATCGAGCCCAACCCAGTCTTGGGGCTCGACCTGGTCCTTCCTCTTCACCGCCATATCCGCCTACATCGTCGCCGCCACCACTCTCTACACTTTGTTGATTCTCTCCCGGTGGCGCCGCCCCTTCCTGGCCATCCACAGCCTCGCAGTGGCTTTAATCTCCGCTGTCGTTTTCGTCGGCATGCTCCTTTCTGCAGAAGCTGAAATCCGCGAGACTCGCTGGTTCTGGAGCCGCACCAAGACCTCCACCCCTTTCCAATGGCTCCTCTGCTTCCCCGTCGGCACGCGCCCCTCCGGGCGAGTCTTCTTCTGGTCCTACGTCCTCTACCTCTCTTGCTTCCTCCACCTCCTCCGCACATTCTTCACCATTCTTCGCCGCCGAAAGCTCACGTTCTTCACGCTCTTCAACCAGTCtgataaagtgtcaaaaaactacatgattaagttgttaaagtgaatgaattgtttaaccaaaaaatgaattaagcacttaattatgtagtaattt encodes the following:
- the LOC121243237 gene encoding elongation of fatty acids protein 3-like, giving the protein MALQSPTYWLAEHPSMVNFRSSPTQSWGSTWSFLFTAISAYIVAATTLYTLLILSRWRRPFLAIHSLAVALISAVVFVGMLLSAEAEIRETRWFWSRTKTSTPFQWLLCFPVGTRPSGRVFFWSYVLYLSCFLHLLRTFFTILRRRKLTFFTLFNQSDKSILIFMSFLWLEFSQSFQVQAILLTTLLYSVVYGYRFWTAIGLPRARFLPFVVNCQAVLLGCNLVCHFGVLFLHLLKGGCNGIGAWGFNSVLNGAVLLLFLKFYAKKMHSRNTKVSEDEDSTHWGSVNLKEKHT